In the genome of Planctomycetota bacterium, the window TCGATCGTGGCCGAAGGCCGCGACATGGCGAGCGTGGTCTTTCCCAAGGCGGAGCACAAATTCTACCTCGACGCGTCGGTGGAGGAGCGGGCCCGGCGCCGTGCCGTTGACCTGCGCGAGCGCGGCGAGGAGGCCGACGAGGGGCGGCTGGTGGACGAGATCGCGGCGCGCGACCGCCGCGACAGCTCGCGCCAGGCGGCCCCGCTCCGCCAGGTGGAGGGCGCCGTGCGGGTGGATACCACGAGGCTCTCCGTTGAGGAGGTCGTCGAACGGCTGCTTCGGGCGATGGGCCACCGGGCCTGAGCGATAACGACTTCGGCTACGCCTGCTGGCGGCTCTTCTACCAGTTGGCGTTCATCTTGTTCTTTCGCATCCGAGTCTGGGGTGCCGAGCGGGTGCCGCGGGAGGGGGGCGTGATCCTGGCGGCGAACCACCAGAGCTTCCTCGACCCGCCGGCGGTGGGCATGGGTCTGGGGCGCCAGGTGTACTTCATGGCGCGGAGCACGCTGTTCGATGTGCCGCTGCTGGGCGGCCTGCTGCGCGGGCAGCACGCGGTGCCGCTGGAGCGCGGGGCGGCCGATGTGTCGGCCATCCGCACGGCGGTGAACCTGTTGCGTCGGGGCCAGGGGCTGGTGTTGTTCCCGGAGGGCACCCGGTCGCACGATGGGGCGGTGGGCGTGTTCCAGCCCGGCTTCGCCGTGGTGGCGGCCCGGGCCCAGGTGCCCGTGGTGCCCGTGGCGGTGGATGGGGGGATGGACGTGTGGCCCCGCTGGCGCAAGGTGCCGACCTGGGGGCGGGTGCGGGTGGCCTACGGCGAGCCGCTGGCGCCGCCCGAGTCGGGCAAGGCGGCCGCGGTGGCGGCCGCCGACGAGGTGAGGCGGCGCGTGGTGGCGCTGCTGGAGGACTTGAGAACGCGTGAATGAACGGCCGGCCTATGGGATGGGCCGGCTGCCGTGGCGGCGTTCAGGTCCCTCGTTGTGAGGGGCGGCCGCCAGGGGTTCCCGGGCCTCTTTTTGAGTTTCGAGGTGTGTTCCCGGAATGGGCGCAAACGAATTGGTGAAGGAAATCGGCAAGGACAGGGAATGGCTTGACGGCGAGGTGCAGGCGGCCCTCGAAGGGCAGAGCCTGGACGAACTCGGCACCCTCTACGACAAGTCCATCCGCAACTTCGAGGTGGGCACGATCCTCGAGGGCAGGGTCATTGACCGCCGCGGCAACGACGTGATCATTGACATCGGCTACAAGAGCGAGGGGCTGGTCTACCTGGACGAGTTCGGCGACCGGGCCCACCAGGTCAAGCGGGGCGACAAGGTGGAGGTGCTGCTCGAGGCGGTGGAGGACGAGGCCGGGATGATCGTCCTCTCAAAGCGCAAGGCCGACCGCATCCGCGGCTGGGAGCGCGTGATCGAGAACAACGCCGAGGGCGACATCGTGCGCGGCACGGCCATCCGCAAGATCAAGGGCGGGTTGCTCGTGGATATCGGTGTGCCGGTGTTCCTGCCCGCCTCGCAGATCAGCATCCGCCGGACCGGCGATATCGCCGACTACATCGGGCAGGAACTCGAGTGCAAGATCATCAAGATTGACAAGGAGCGGCGGAACATCGTGGTCTCGCGCCGCAAGCTGATCGAAGAGCGGCGCGAGGAGCAGAAAAAGAAGCTCCTGGCCGAG includes:
- a CDS encoding lysophospholipid acyltransferase family protein → MFFRIRVWGAERVPREGGVILAANHQSFLDPPAVGMGLGRQVYFMARSTLFDVPLLGGLLRGQHAVPLERGAADVSAIRTAVNLLRRGQGLVLFPEGTRSHDGAVGVFQPGFAVVAARAQVPVVPVAVDGGMDVWPRWRKVPTWGRVRVAYGEPLAPPESGKAAAVAAADEVRRRVVALLEDLRTRE